The Mastacembelus armatus chromosome 13, fMasArm1.2, whole genome shotgun sequence DNA segment tttgaaGTAAAGACTGATATATCGCTCCAAttagtttttttcagttattataGGAAACTTTGAAGTTATATGAATTTAAATACTACAATTACCAGCAAGTTTTGCAAGTTGAGTCTGTTCAAAATCAAGTTTTTCcaaataaattttaaattgGTTTTTAAGTGTAGTGTCTCTGCTGTAATTGTTAAATAGATCACTTTATTGCACCTAGCAGTTGTGTATTTGAACATAAGGTACTTCAGTAtgaaacataaatgaaagtAAGatcttgcctcacagcaagaaggttcctggtttgaaacccatcaggggcctttctgtgtggagtctgcatgttctccctgtgcttgtgagtttactccaggtactctggtttcctcccacagtccaaaaacatgtatgtcaggttgattagtgactctagtgagtgtgtgaggttgtttgtctctatgtggccctgtgatggactggtgacctgtccagggtgtacccctgcctgtcacccaaagagagctgggataggctccagcagatccctgtgaccctaagcaggaataagcaggtatagaaaatgaattagTTAATTGTGCTGCCGTGACTCAGTTTAAATCAACTTTAATTGCACAAGGAGTAAACTGTCACTAAGCACACTGAATACAGAGTGAGAGATCACTGGCTAGGCACAGCCAGGCAAGACATTGTTGTGATCCTGCTTTGGACTTCCTGGTTTCTTTTGGACTTTTGTTGATCTTGGATTGCCTTTTTGTTCGCACAGATctaagttaagttgttctggtttttcttttgtcactgtgttgtcgCTGTCTTGCGTGTTTGTCTCGTTCCTcttatgtttttggtttctgtcttgCCACCCTGTCCTTGTAActcctttgttcatgccttgtccctcTTTTTCATGTCCATATTTTCCCCTCGGTCTGTGAGTCctcagtgtgtgacccagaccctcatgccttgtccctctttttcatgtccatgttttccCCTTGGTCTGTGAGTCCTCAGTGTGTTTGACCCAGACCCTCACGCCTTGTTTCCCTTAGTGTTCATGTTCTTGTCCCACGTCCCTGTTTTCATGTAGTACCGTGCCTTGAAATACTGGGTGGCACGAAAGACTTTATATCCTACGCTGTGGAAACTTGCATGCAAGTATCTGTGCATCCCAGCATCATCTGTTCcctgtgaaaaaatattttccaaagcTGGGGAGCTGGTCAGCCAGAAGAGGAGCCGACTGAAGCCTGCGACAGTagaaaaaattatatttctcaATAAAAACCTGTGAAGACAAATAACTTGTCTGCTTCTGTGAATAGTTATTCCAAATCAACCATACAAGTCCCCAAATGACAAACCATTAGCTTTAAAGGTTTTCCTTCATAACActtcacacaaaaataaacaatgtttcTGAATTCAACACCATGATCATTTACAAAGTTGGAAGTATCTCTAATCCTGTTAGGGACATTTAACCCTTAATATAATTTGCATTGATTCTTTGGGTTAATCTGGAATGTGTTTTAGAGTATGGGGGAGAGCatcgtgctctttagaggttgctatggcttcagttgtccatcagatgtcaccgtcactgaagtctcgaagcttcGAATCTTTTTTGGCACAATTGctaggaaagcctcagtgcttcatgaggcttcacttgcccatcactagaaTTATGCAAAGCAAGAGGACACTTCTTGAGGTGATGGAACATTCAAACACAGAATGGGTTAAAGAGCTGTCAACCATCTTCCAGATTAAGATAAGAGACCAGAACTGTGGTCCTCCATCTCTAAGACAAGGCACTAAAATAAGGTTAAAACACAGTCAACCATCCTGTTGTTCTCCAGCCCACAGAACGTGTGTTACATGTGATGGAAATTATTCAAAGTTGCTATTCCTGCTTTTTATGTGTAATTAAAGTAGCATGAATATCTTGTTACTTAACgtgacaaaatgaaataaactttatttatccaAAAGGGGAAATTAAAGACTAGCTATTCACTTTGAAAACTGCTGTGACTGGATGATGAGAGTCTTCATTCCATGTAGGGAGGAGGGTCAGCGCTTCCCGGGACACTGCGTAAACAAAAATCACTGCTGTCAGTCTTTAAACCTGTGCATTTATTAAGAGCTGCTGACTGGTGATTGTATATTTCTTAGTTTGTTTGGCTGTTTGTTTTAGTCACTTCTGGCTTTGGTCTTTTCAGaagatttgttgacagtaaaaaATATCCAGTGACTGCAGGTTCATCATATAAATAACGAGCTTCAGGTTCTCTCTACCTCAGGCACATGCAAACGTTGAAATGGTCTCATTCCAAATaatgtacagtaccagtcaaaggtttggacacaccttTACATTCggtggttttgttttgctgatatATGGATTTGGTGAAATCGACTGAAGTTTTcttgttaatgttaatgagaAAACGTTacagttttgttcattttaaattaattcagATAGTTCTCACCAGCTCCACTGAAGTTTGGCAGCTCACCTGGCTGGAACCAAGCTGTCATAGAGCACAGGATCTCTATGCCTAAGGTGGTCGCTCATGCTGTTCATGGCTATAACCCCTTTCTTCTTCACCATGTCAAAGAGGCAGCGTGCCTTGTCTGCTGTGCTTCTGTTCTCCTCAAGTACCCAGTCTTTCTCCCCATCATTCAGGACACCATCGGCTAAAAGATCGTCCAGGAGCTGATCAATCAGTACTTTGGTCATTCTCTCCACGAACTGAACTCTCACCCTCAGGTTATTATTTGGTTGAGGGGGTATGCCtaggaggaaaagaaaattgCACAATTCACATTTTTGCCTCTTATTGTGAGTTCAGTGATGGTGTAGTATAGGTGACATTTGAAAAGTTTTGTCCAAAAAGTACCTAGATTTGCACTTGCGTTACTGGCAATTTAATAAAAGTTGAGCTGTACCTTTCACTTCTCattaattttacatgttttcattctgtttatgtctgtttatgttgcctgtctctcggctggcctgggaacgccttggtgtcccccctaaagagctggaggaagtgtccagggagaaggaagtctgggtatccctgattaggctactgcccccgcgacctggtcccggataagtggaagaagatggatggatggattttaggCAATGTATGTAttcctttctatttttattttttattttattttacttgacTTTACAAAACTTCACGCTCAACACCGGCAAACTATATAGGTCTACGTGTCATATAGGCtgtgagaaaatacagaataatcCAAACTTTTCTTTGACAGACGCTTATTTTAACCTGATTTATCGGCCTGTTTGTGCCTCCTGATCTTCCGCATCGTCTTTATAGTATAAACCACACAGAAACTACATGCTGGCTGATCGTCTCCATAATACGCCCAGCGTTCAGGAGTCTGTTTACCATAAGTCCTAATAACATCCAAAGCACATTCAGGCTCCTACCTGCCATTGTTCAAATTTCGTATCACGTCAACAGGACTGTTTGGACGGTAGGAAAACTACTGCATAGCTTAGCCGCCCTGGACAACGCCCACTTCCTGTATTACGTGTTTCCTGTATTACGTATTACGTGTTTCCTGTATTATGTATTACGTGATAGGAGATTTGCATATATGCCTACACTCTTGGGACCAATTCCCATTACAACCACATATTTTTGATATGCTGTAATCCTGACATATTATAATGCTTTTCCCATggataaacatttaaagttaaacTCCACTTAAATTCCATTTCCACCcaagtgcaaacacacagtagtgaacacacaaacacaccatgcagccaatgctgcagtgcccagggagcagttgggggtccggtgccttgcgcaagggtctcacctcagttctGACATTGAGGGaggacagggcgctggctgcTCACTCtgcccactgacaattccttccagacctgagactcaaacctgtgAGTTTCAGATTACAAGgccaactccctatccattaggccacgactgccccccaCAACTGGATACCTAATAAATCTAATCCTCTACCTTCAAAATACAGGAAAAAGAGGTTTTAAGTGTAATGACCCTGAGAAGACTgaggagcagagaaggagaagagagctGAGAAGATACAGCCAGCAAAGGTATAACAGTGACAGCGCTTTGCAGGCCACAACAAGGTGGATGCACAGTACAGTGCACTGCAGGTGGTGTATTTatagcatccatccatccatccatccatccattttcctgaaccagggtcacagggatcttctggagcctatcccagctctctttcgggtggaaggcaggggtataccctggacaggtcaccagtccatcacagggccacaaagacagacaacctcacacactcacactcactcctacgggaaatttagattcaccaatcaacctaacatgcattGTAAAAAAGGCCCCCAGTGGTTACTTTACACTGGACACACCCCAGCTGACTTCCGCTCCCCTACCTACAACACTCTCACTTGACCCGGGCTCTCGACCAGTCGGGAGCCATCTTGTCTGCTTGGGTACCTTGCCAGGTACAGTCATCTGCGCTACGTGCAGTAAATGACAGGGACTATCAGAGACATACTCTGATGTACAGAAGTAGctgttgtgtagttgtgtgCGTCTATTGCAAGTGAGTTTCAGTATTTTCCCATGTTGTTAATGGCAACAGTAATGTGTTAACATATTTGCCCTGTTATCGTTGTTCTCAAACCCGTTACTAGTAATAGATATTATGTTCAGTTAGTTGTGTTATGCCAACTCACTGTGAGATAGTGTTATGGTTAGTGCTTGCTGAGCTATCCTTTCTGTTATTCATAGCGAGTGCTTGAACCTACGCTAGGCTAAACATGCTAATTGGATCAGGGacatcatttgtgtttgtgaaagatgTTAACAAAGGAGAAACTTTGAGGTTGCTTTGCTATAGAAGTATACATGGAAAGCTGCAGAAGAAACAGGTACACTCTGTCCCTATGTATCTTAGATGTACTGCAGTCCTCTTATCTGTTGATGCACCTATGTTTTTGTCAATCAGCACCCTATATTCTATCCAAAAGTAAGTGTGTATATAGCATAATataaacagtataaataaaCAGTTGAATGATTGCATTCTaaagtttaacatttaaacagaaagCTATATACAGTAAAAAGTTCTTGTATATAGATATCTGAATAGTTTTGTTAATACATCAGATCTTATAATAAAAGGTAGATTTCAGTGATTAGCTTGACCTCTGAATTTACTAGTATTGTCcatcataaaacataaaacagtattcagtattttatatGTGACCACTTTCTTGGGAAAGAAATGCACTCAGTGAATGTTGTTTGTATGCTGACATAGACTCCCCTCTAACAGTAATGGAAAAGTGaggccaattcctttatttttgccgtagactgaaaatatttgtcatcaaaagatgaatataaGACAAGAGATCAGCatttcagcttgtttttccaggtatttacatctgaTACACAACTTGAGACATTGCACCTTTTCTTTGACCCCGCCCATTTTTCATGCGAGCAAAAGTCTTgaaacatgtgactgacaggtgtgttttgttgcccaAGTGTGTCATGTCACTCAAACAATAAATAGTGCTGAATGTCTATGCTCAGTTTCAGATTCGTGTGTTGCCTGTGCAGACTGCATTTATAGTTAGAGGTgtaaccaacatgaaaaccacagagctgtctatatatatttatttccgTGTTAATAATCGTGTTTTTCAGAGATCACACATATTTTTCTTCACCTGAAGTATTTTTCAGACaccagacgtatttttcagGACCAGGTATGTTTTTTGAGACCAGacgtatttttctgagaccagtcatATATTAGATGACTCGTATTTTATTGGACGAGTCGTGTTTTCGCTGCATTTCAAAATCAACATAATAGCTCAGTACACTGGGTCACTTTTTTAAATTCTAGGCCACTAttttcaagttgtttttttttttgttttttttttttttgcaataaaaTCAGCTtgttaacattttctgttgcaaGTCAAGATCTGCTTGCACAAACAGTTTCTATTGCAGTGGAGAACGCTCTCTCACTTGGTGCTGATGTTGAAGAGAGGCAAACATAATGTTTTGCAAGTTTAGCAACATGTGGATACTTGCTCTCGCGAAAGTATCAACTTAAATAGTCCAATTCACCTGGCGGTTCGAGGTGTGTTATGCCGAGTTCTGCCTGCAGCGATCTGCCTGCACCTCGCGGGGGCGCGCTTGACCAAATGAATGAATTCTTAGGCAAAGGACTGACAACCGCTAACAATGATAACAGATCCCATCTTAATTGTAGTTTCTGAATATTTAAtgtcatctgtgttttatcagGCTAAACTCTGATTTAAGTAGTGTTTCCTCGTCAAGATGTTCCTGAAATCTGCTCGCTTTCCAAAGGCTGCTTGTTGTTTATAGACTGAGCGTTATGGTAGAATGAGGCTTTCAGGGATGAccactgaatgttttgtgttgaaTTCGCATGTAAATACCTGCTCATAAAACACATGGGACTTGTTTAGTTTAAGTGCGAGGTTTGGATACGGGACAGATTGTTGCTATGAGACTGGATGTTATCAAATGTATGAAATAAAGTCATGACCAAATAGCcccaattattttaaaaaccgTAAGATTCATTAGTGTGGGTGCATTTctatatttagatatttagcttaatctgaagaaaaaactaagaaataactaattaaaacaaagctaaaatacacaaaatggTTTGGTCGCACTGTGTTATACAGCCCACTTACCAGGGGCATGCATTATGTGGCAGACCTGCTCTGCCAGGATCTGCATGCAGCCCTATTACAGACAGGAAAGACACTACATGCATGAAACTGTTATAGTCAATTTGTAATAACCCTGTGTATATGAAGATGCAACATTTaggttaatgtgtgttttatttaaccacGAGATTATAACATGTACAAACAgttatacatatacataactATATACATACATGCAAACGGCAGCTGCCAAGACTGAATTTGTAGACACATAAAGAGCAGAGGTAGTCCTTATCCAGTGCTGGACTGCTCACACAGCCATGATGACACATATCACAGCCAATATACAAATTTCAGAGCACATTAAAGTTTCATATCATCATTTCTTGTAATATGAAAAAATTGTTGTGACTGCATTACTGTACTATATTATTAGAGTACTTGAAAGTTTGTACTGGAAAGTCAAATATACCCAGCATTACTATCAATCAATTCTCCAAGCTTTGAAGTATCTCTCAAATTCTTATTCTATTCCACTTTTTGAAGTGAAGAAAATAATAAGCCAAAGCATAAATTTACCAATGTCATGGAGGAGAGTGGTGGCAATGTGAACGTTCATTTGGTTTACAGCCTTGGTATTTGTCTCCAAGGTAATGGGTTGTCCTTCGAGTGTACACTCTGTAAACTGATGAACAGATCAAAGAGGACAGTTGTGTTTGTATTAATTCAAAATGAAGGTGCAGACAGGTCGCTGCAGGCAGGACAGAACTCAGCATAACACAGTTTGTGCTGTCAGGACGGGTGGTGTGATAGGACCACAAGCACGGCACAGAGCCAGAGTAAAATAGATAGTCTTTTTTCAACTGCTCTACAATAGTagagtgtttcagtgtttatatAGGTTCAGATTAAATAGAGTTAAAAACATACTTAAAGTAGTGTTACTTTTTTTCACACTTGCGTAGAGTTTAAAAAGCACTGTAAGTGTTTACCATTAACGCTATAAGCTCCATTTAGACCAAGTCGGTGTTAAAATGACACTACATGTGTCAATAGCTTATGGAGGTATTTCTAACCCTGTTACGTGTTCATATACAGACCATTTTTATATGCAAAATCTGCATTAAATCTGATGTACTAAAATGTGtgcatttaatttaacagtCAACATACACATTTCAGTTTGAActtttatttaacatattttatcttttaacctttatttaataaaaattaaatcatCACAAACGAGGGTACAATATATTCACCATCATCTGACCCATATGACCTCTGAAGATCAAAAGACCTGTAGAACCTCAAACCTGTTCACTCAAGTCACAGTATCTCTGTACTTTAAGTGCATGGTGGTGCTCTGAGAATTGTTCTGTCAAAAGTTTGgtaacaataaaatacacagtgttgTAAATTAAAAGTATTGAATCTGACTGAAAACAGGAATTTCATCCTCAATTTCACTGCATACAATCAGGGCTTGTCTGTATTCCATCCCACCTATTTTCTCCCAGTTCATGGAATGCATGCTTGACTGCATGGGATTCTGTAGCATTTCTGACAACTTTTCACCATCATTCACATCATCCCAACAGAATGTTTTCATTGGTCCACACTCCACTTGACTCAAAGTGAAATTCTggcatttttaaactttttagaGCTTTTTCTAATTTTGGCCATTTTGACTTTTGATCATAATGACTTTGAGCTTGCTGCTGTAAAGACTGAGGGAAAATGACTCTGCATTTAAAAtcttaagtaaaaaaaaaaagaaatgcattctAAGCTGAATTTACTTGATGCATCAAATGTAAAAGTACTTGTTAATATACTTAATTAAAGCTTGCATTGAATTGAACTGCAGTTTGAAATTCAAGTTTAAAGTGTGCTGGAAACTTTTCACACTGCAAACCACAGAAAGTAACAGCAAACAGCTATTTTTGGCCGAGCTTGCATTAACTGAGCAAAAGCATGCCAGGCTGTGCTTTCCAGGCAGAGAAGGAAATAAAATCATTCTCATCATGATTAAAATAGAGTGTTAAATCCTTAATGTCTGTGTAAGTTTTTCTTCAGTTAGAGAGCCTGAAAATATCACATAAGGCCAGtttcttttattatattattaaaaagaCAGCACTTTTGGTTGGTGGTTCTGCTAAGCTCTCTGTACGCTCATGTATTGGTCACACAAGATTACATTACTATCCCTGACATGATGTTGCcatattatgttttttgttatgttatttcttgaagtgttttttaaaactgctgctcacaaatgctcacttctgacctcagcctaacctccactactctttaccataacttcattgtgggACTCATcaactttattcctctgtagtttccacaactctgcacatctcccttgttcttaaagatgggcaccagtacacttctcctccgttcctcaggcatcctctcactctccaaggtcttgttaagtagcccagtcaaaaactctactgccacctctcctaaacacttccatacctccacaggtatgtcatcaggaccaactgcctttccactcttcatcctcttcaacgtcttcctctcttcattcttactgatctttgctacttcctgctccacaacagtcacctcttctactctgtgctctctaacattttcctcattcatcaactcttcaaagtattccttccatctttgcatcacacttgtggcacctgtcaacacatttccatccttgtccttaatcaccctaacctgctgcacatcccaaccatctctgtctctctgcctagccaaactgtacaaatccacctctccctccttagagtccaacctatcatacaaatcctcatacgccctttgtttggcctttgccacctctaccttcactttacgctgcatctccctgtactcctgtaagagagaaaacaaatgcaagagagaaaacacatgcctgtggttggtaattagactgactggctaCCCAATGTCCACtgcactgctgttacacatggggaccattctcagtgTGGGCCATGTTGTCTTCTCCAAGCAGGACATGACAAcaactttcacaataaaagcctgcagttatttataggaagatattatcgttgtgtaaaaaataaaaatattcaaaataaagtccagattctaacATAAGGTCCCACTAGTCTCTGTCAGAACGttgtccaaaataaaagcctttttatagcattctttcaaaataaaagcccttgAAACAGCAATATGACATTAAAATGGACTTGTTTAATTCAGCTTCAGGCACCGACTGATGCCATTTTAactgtcagccatggtgtcttctcCAAGCGGGCCAtgttcagactttcacaataaaagtctacaattatttatatgaaaatattatggttttgtaaagtataagaaatattcaaaataaaagcccttttATAGCATTCTTTCAatataaaagccctgaaacagcaacatgaccttaaaatagacttttgtcattggcatacagctttaagcaccaactgaggccattttaaatgtcaggcatgGTGTCTTCTTCAGGAGGACATGGGTGGActtccacaataaaagtctacagttatttacaggaagttacTGCAGTGTTCCAAAcataacaaatattcaaaataattttcaaaataaaaatccttttatttcatggtttcaaaatagaagctaggaaatgctaatatttgctcttttccaacACATTCTTCCTCCCATTCAGCCTTTTTACAAGtgcacatctgtttattttttagttatACTGCTTTATTGcttcatttcttccctttttcagtctttctttccttcttctcttctttctctaagaaaaccTTCCTTCAAATATTCCTGGTTTGGCTACCCAGCatttaccttctgtatttttcagcagtatttatCAGTTTTTGAACTATACAttctttctgtctatacagtctttctgcaatttcactttttcactgtttcattcttccctttttctttctttaactaTATTTAATTCCTTTAGTTCTTCCTTCTCTTCAATCCTACTACAAAATTTCTTCACTATACTGTcttcttttatattagtttaacacatctttctttagcaattgaaagccagtttatttctacttcatcatatcattctctttccactctttcaggcaatgttgaatagttttgTAGCTAAccaagttaagcttccaactccagttttacatttcagccttcagcttattcagcaatgcatttcaggcATTTCcagcattgttgggcagcttcattcagctttcagcattcactgaggacacactaaacaacagcagcacttcCCTATATAATATAATCCAGTTCAGCAGCACATACTACATCCTCCAAAGTGACTGTGAAGTTGAAGTGACAACTGAACATTATGTCTTTCATGAGGGGCAGGTTTATAGCAAATTGATCTATGATATTTAAGTAGGCTTAACTGGTTCTCAGTGTTGAATAGACAGTTACTTGTAATAACACCTTTAAGTAATGCACACTGATGACCAAGTTTTATCTTACAGCCTATATTAATGGCAGTGGACTTAGTAGAGCTACAGATGGTGAAACACGTGAGCGGCAGCAAACTGAAACTATAGAGGTCTACGTGTCATATAGGCTGAGAGACAATACTGAATAATCAAAACTTTTCTTTAACTGATGTATCAGCCTGTTTGTGCCTCCTGATCTTCCTCATCGTCTTCATAGACGATGAAGACTTACAGGAACTACATGCTGGCTGATCGTCTCCATGATCCTCCCAGCGCGCACAGGAGTCTGTTTACCCTAAGTCCTGGTAACTTCCAAAGCACATTTAGACTCTTACCTGCCATTGTTCAAATCTCGTATCATTTCGCTTCAGCTTCAACAGGACTGTTTGGACTGAATAAAGAAAAGCGCACAGCTCAATCCAGGACTTTGAGCGCAGGGACTCTGCATGACGTCCACACGATgcgtttattttattttattttttttttttttgtctttacgCCGACTAACCGCATTTAGCGCATTTAACAGCCACGCCCGTCATTTATGTTATAGCACATTTCAAATAAGCGAGACTCTAACAGGAATCCCACGTTAGTTAATCCTGAATGAATCATTAACCCGTGGGACTTTGAAAGATCCACGCTCCCCTCTCTGCTAATGATGAATTAACTTTCACTCAACGTAAAAATCACGgaatatatacaaaaacagaaatattatgttttatagtGACAccatgagaaagaaaaatacattgttttacaagttaataaacacacactgttgtttttttattatgatgttTAATAAAGT contains these protein-coding regions:
- the LOC113124417 gene encoding caspase-1-like, which produces MAGIPPQPNNNLRVRVQFVERMTKVLIDQLLDDLLADGVLNDGEKDWVLEENRSTADKARCLFDMVKKKGVIAMNSMSDHLRHRDPVLYDSLVPASVPGSADPPPYME